In Brevundimonas sp. SGAir0440, one DNA window encodes the following:
- a CDS encoding aldo/keto reductase — protein MAYGDQPTITVDGIEIPLLGFGTWQLEPDDARRMVAEALRIGYRHIDTAWIYKNEKAVGEGIRDSGVAREDIFLTTKIWVEHFTHDALLKQAKESADSLGTTPDLLLLHWPKTTPTFEETLGALNEAKDQGLTKSIGLSNFPSKEFRQAQSLSKARLLTDQVEHHPYLGVDQLVATAAELGSSITAWSPLAQGKIADDATISEIAGAHGKTNGQITLRWLIQHGIIAIPRTTKESRARENFDIFDFALTDEEMQRMDALDRGERLGDWLDPAFEWDKTAA, from the coding sequence ATGGCCTATGGCGACCAACCCACGATCACCGTCGACGGTATCGAAATCCCCCTGCTCGGTTTCGGCACCTGGCAGCTGGAGCCCGACGATGCGCGGCGCATGGTCGCCGAGGCGCTGCGGATCGGATACCGCCACATCGACACCGCCTGGATCTACAAGAACGAGAAGGCGGTCGGCGAAGGCATTCGCGACTCCGGCGTGGCGCGCGAGGACATCTTCCTGACCACGAAAATCTGGGTCGAACATTTCACCCACGACGCCCTTCTGAAACAGGCCAAGGAATCGGCCGACAGCCTGGGCACGACGCCCGACCTGCTGCTTCTGCATTGGCCCAAGACGACGCCGACGTTCGAAGAGACGCTGGGCGCGCTGAATGAAGCCAAGGACCAGGGTCTGACCAAGTCGATCGGCCTGTCCAACTTCCCCTCCAAGGAGTTCCGCCAGGCGCAGAGCCTGTCGAAGGCGCGGCTGCTGACCGATCAGGTCGAGCATCACCCCTATCTGGGCGTCGATCAGCTGGTCGCCACCGCAGCCGAGCTGGGATCGTCGATCACGGCCTGGTCGCCGCTGGCGCAGGGCAAGATCGCCGACGACGCCACGATCAGCGAGATCGCCGGCGCGCACGGCAAGACCAACGGCCAGATCACCCTGCGCTGGCTGATCCAGCACGGGATCATCGCCATCCCGCGCACCACCAAGGAAAGCCGCGCGCGCGAGAACTTCGACATCTTCGACTTCGCCCTGACGGACGAGGAGATGCAGCGGATGGACGCCCTGGATCGCGGTGAACGGCTGGGCGATTGGCTGGACCCGGCCTTCGAATGGGACAAGACTGCCGCCTGA
- a CDS encoding MmcQ/YjbR family DNA-binding protein: MTHDEVHALLLSFPGVEDGVSYGEPSFKVAGKFFTWMRPVLDDSIVVHLDNLDERELLIEMDPATFHFTDHYRDHPIVLARIASVDSAWLRAALEKRWRRIAPKKLSKAHPVLTAEGSGA; the protein is encoded by the coding sequence ATGACCCACGACGAGGTCCACGCGCTTCTGCTGTCATTTCCCGGCGTGGAGGACGGCGTGTCCTATGGCGAGCCGTCGTTCAAGGTAGCGGGCAAGTTCTTCACCTGGATGCGCCCGGTGCTGGACGACAGCATCGTGGTGCATCTGGACAATCTGGATGAGCGCGAACTGCTGATCGAAATGGACCCGGCGACCTTTCATTTCACCGACCACTATCGCGACCATCCCATCGTCCTGGCGCGCATCGCCAGCGTCGATTCAGCCTGGCTAAGAGCGGCGCTGGAAAAGCGCTGGCGTCGGATCGCCCCGAAAAAACTGTCCAAGGCGCATCCGGTCCTTACCGCAGAGGGGTCGGGCGCCTAA
- a CDS encoding gamma-glutamyltransferase family protein: MRRRTFLSALPAGALAATAAQARQASPAARPTEAAPAPTPLSARPADPYAGVGIGDRISGPKFMGRSTVWGANGAAATAHPAASLIGIDTLRRGGSAIDAAIAINAALGFLEPVANGIGGDAYCMLWDPKQKKVVGLNGSGASPRGLSLEIARSKAIDGYLPRYGAVTVNVPGTVDAWWSAHQRYGKLPWKEVLLPVAELCEQGVPVPQVIAYYLERNMAAFDRGRIPIEENENRKRIWAARGSTPKVGEVFANPYLGKTLRMIAEGGRDAFYNGPLADQIEAYFKRIGGWMTRADLAAHHTEWVEPIRTNYRGVDVFGLGPNTQGLSTNQILNICEQFDLKSMGFQSAASLHVQAEAKRLAFEDRARWFADDRFSKTPVEWLNSKAYAAERAKLIRPDRVMDRVMPGDAPHHGDTTYFSVADSDGMMVSWIQSNYRGMGSGLAPDNGSEPLGFMFQDRGELFALSDGHPNIYAPGKRPFQTIIPGFAVKDGEPWMAFGVMGGAMQPQGQAQIIINMVDYGLEPQAAGDAPRWQHYGSSEPTGQPQEGTGVLHLESGVPEATKAQLRAMGWTLGEPDGGFGGYQNVMKQMNPSGRWTYGAATEMRKDGIALAY; the protein is encoded by the coding sequence ATGCGTCGTCGCACCTTCCTGTCCGCCCTGCCCGCCGGCGCGCTGGCGGCGACCGCAGCCCAAGCCCGGCAGGCTTCCCCCGCAGCCAGGCCGACCGAGGCGGCCCCAGCGCCCACACCTTTGTCGGCCCGCCCGGCCGACCCCTATGCCGGCGTCGGCATCGGTGACCGGATTTCGGGACCGAAGTTCATGGGACGCTCGACCGTCTGGGGCGCGAACGGAGCGGCGGCGACGGCGCACCCGGCGGCCAGTCTGATCGGCATCGACACCTTGCGGCGCGGCGGATCGGCCATCGATGCGGCCATCGCCATCAATGCGGCCTTGGGCTTTCTGGAGCCGGTGGCCAACGGCATCGGCGGCGACGCCTATTGCATGCTGTGGGACCCCAAACAGAAGAAGGTCGTCGGGCTGAATGGCTCCGGCGCCAGTCCGCGGGGCCTCAGCCTGGAGATCGCGCGGTCCAAGGCCATCGACGGCTATCTGCCGCGCTATGGCGCGGTGACGGTCAATGTGCCGGGCACGGTGGACGCCTGGTGGAGCGCGCACCAGCGCTATGGCAAACTGCCGTGGAAAGAGGTGCTGCTGCCCGTCGCCGAACTGTGCGAACAGGGCGTGCCCGTGCCTCAGGTCATCGCCTACTATCTGGAACGCAACATGGCTGCGTTTGATCGGGGCCGGATCCCGATCGAAGAAAACGAGAACCGAAAGCGCATCTGGGCCGCCCGCGGCTCAACGCCCAAGGTGGGCGAGGTGTTCGCCAACCCCTATCTGGGCAAGACCCTGCGGATGATCGCAGAGGGCGGGCGCGACGCCTTCTACAACGGTCCCCTCGCCGATCAGATCGAGGCCTATTTCAAGCGAATCGGCGGCTGGATGACCCGCGCCGATCTGGCCGCCCATCACACCGAATGGGTCGAGCCGATCCGGACCAACTATCGCGGGGTGGACGTGTTCGGCCTGGGGCCGAACACCCAGGGGCTGAGCACCAACCAGATCCTGAACATCTGCGAGCAGTTCGACCTGAAGTCGATGGGCTTCCAGTCCGCCGCCTCGCTGCACGTCCAGGCCGAGGCCAAGCGGCTGGCGTTCGAGGACCGGGCGCGCTGGTTCGCCGACGACCGGTTCTCCAAGACCCCGGTCGAATGGCTGAACTCCAAGGCCTATGCGGCCGAGCGCGCCAAGCTGATCCGGCCGGATCGGGTGATGGACCGCGTCATGCCTGGCGATGCGCCGCACCACGGCGACACCACCTATTTCAGCGTCGCCGACAGCGACGGGATGATGGTCAGCTGGATCCAGTCCAACTATCGCGGCATGGGTTCGGGCCTGGCGCCCGACAATGGCTCCGAACCGCTGGGCTTCATGTTCCAGGACCGGGGCGAGCTGTTCGCCCTGAGCGACGGCCATCCTAACATCTATGCGCCCGGGAAACGGCCGTTCCAGACGATCATCCCTGGTTTCGCGGTCAAGGACGGCGAACCGTGGATGGCGTTCGGCGTCATGGGCGGCGCCATGCAGCCCCAAGGCCAGGCCCAGATCATTATCAACATGGTGGATTACGGGCTGGAGCCCCAGGCGGCGGGCGACGCCCCGCGCTGGCAGCACTATGGCTCGTCCGAACCGACCGGCCAGCCGCAGGAAGGAACCGGCGTGCTGCATCTGGAAAGCGGCGTGCCCGAGGCGACCAAGGCCCAGCTGCGCGCGATGGGCTGGACGCTGGGCGAGCCTGACGGCGGCTTCGGCGGCTATCAGAACGTCATGAAGCAGATGAACCCAAGCGGGCGCTGGACCTACGGCGCGGCGACCGAGATGCGCAAGGACGGGATCGCCCTGGCCTACTGA
- a CDS encoding MAPEG family protein, with protein sequence MTTPLMYAVQAAALWSGLLILMMLVLSGIVVSGRRKHMVSFGDGGNADLMAASRAFGNLVEYATPGMIAMLLLAAVGAPAWMVHGVGATLFVGRVAHALGLLLQTGPSLGRVVGMLLTWVALLTAAVGLIAFAVV encoded by the coding sequence ATGACCACGCCGCTGATGTACGCCGTTCAGGCCGCCGCCCTGTGGAGCGGCCTGCTGATCCTGATGATGCTGGTCTTGTCGGGCATCGTGGTCAGCGGGCGGCGCAAACACATGGTGTCGTTCGGCGACGGCGGGAACGCGGATCTGATGGCCGCCAGCCGCGCCTTCGGAAATCTGGTGGAATATGCGACCCCAGGCATGATCGCCATGCTGCTGCTGGCCGCCGTGGGCGCGCCGGCCTGGATGGTCCACGGGGTCGGCGCGACGCTGTTCGTCGGCCGGGTCGCCCATGCCCTGGGTCTGTTGCTTCAGACCGGGCCGTCGCTGGGTCGCGTCGTCGGCATGCTGCTGACCTGGGTCGCGCTGCTGACGGCGGCTGTGGGCCTGATCGCCTTCGCCGTGGTCTGA
- a CDS encoding UbiD family decarboxylase: MAYKSLRDFIDQLEAKGELVRVSEPVSTVLEMTEIQTRLLRNGGPAVLFEKPVMPDGTISPIPCLANLFGTVKRVAMGVTLEGKDRTTAGELREVGELLAFLRNPTPPRGLGDAMEMLPLMQTVLSMRPRTVKKAPVQEVVLKGDQIDLTALPVQSCWPGEPAPLITWGLVVTKGPSDDREDDFNLGIYRMQVLGKDKAIMRWLAHRGGAQHYARHKKAGKREPLPCAVVLGADPGTILAAVTPVPDTLSEYQFAGLMRGAKAELVPCKTVPLMVPAQAEIVLEGHVLLDEFEDEGPYGDHTGYYNSVEKFPVFKVSAITMRRDPIYLTTFTGRPPDEPSVLGEALNEVFIPLLRQQFPEITDFWLPPEGCSYRIAVVSMKKAYPGHAKRVMLGVWSYLRQFMYTKWVIVVDDDIDARDWKDVMWAISTKMDPARDITVIESTPIDYLDFASPESGLGSKIGLDATDKWPPETKREWGEEIRMDEAVVERVNDLWGRLGLPGDGTPIWK; the protein is encoded by the coding sequence ATGGCCTATAAATCCCTGCGTGACTTCATCGACCAGCTCGAAGCCAAGGGCGAGCTGGTGCGGGTGTCCGAACCCGTCTCCACCGTGCTGGAGATGACCGAGATCCAGACCCGGTTGCTGAGGAATGGCGGACCGGCGGTGCTGTTCGAGAAGCCGGTCATGCCGGACGGCACGATCAGTCCCATCCCCTGCCTGGCCAATCTGTTCGGCACGGTGAAGCGGGTCGCCATGGGGGTGACGCTGGAGGGCAAGGACCGGACGACGGCGGGCGAATTGCGCGAGGTCGGGGAACTGCTGGCCTTCCTGAGAAACCCGACGCCGCCGCGCGGTCTCGGCGACGCGATGGAGATGCTGCCGCTGATGCAGACCGTTCTGTCGATGCGCCCCAGGACGGTGAAGAAGGCGCCGGTGCAGGAGGTGGTGCTGAAGGGCGACCAGATCGACCTGACCGCCCTGCCCGTCCAATCATGCTGGCCCGGCGAGCCGGCGCCCCTGATCACCTGGGGTCTGGTCGTGACCAAGGGGCCGTCGGACGACCGCGAGGACGACTTCAACCTGGGCATCTATCGGATGCAGGTGCTGGGCAAGGACAAGGCCATCATGCGCTGGCTGGCGCACCGGGGCGGGGCGCAACACTACGCGCGGCACAAAAAGGCCGGAAAGCGCGAACCCCTGCCCTGCGCCGTGGTGCTGGGCGCCGATCCGGGCACCATCCTGGCGGCGGTGACGCCGGTGCCGGACACCCTGTCGGAATATCAGTTCGCCGGCCTGATGCGGGGCGCCAAGGCCGAGCTTGTGCCCTGCAAGACCGTGCCGCTGATGGTTCCGGCCCAGGCCGAGATCGTGCTGGAGGGCCATGTCCTGCTGGACGAGTTCGAGGACGAGGGTCCGTATGGCGACCACACCGGCTATTACAACTCGGTCGAGAAGTTCCCGGTCTTCAAGGTCAGCGCTATCACCATGCGCCGCGACCCCATCTATCTGACCACCTTCACCGGCCGGCCGCCAGACGAGCCGAGCGTGCTGGGCGAGGCGCTGAACGAGGTCTTCATTCCCCTGCTGCGCCAGCAATTTCCGGAGATCACAGACTTCTGGCTGCCGCCCGAGGGCTGCAGCTACCGGATCGCGGTGGTGTCGATGAAGAAGGCCTATCCGGGCCACGCCAAGCGCGTGATGCTGGGCGTCTGGAGCTATCTGCGCCAGTTCATGTACACCAAATGGGTCATCGTCGTGGACGACGACATCGACGCCCGCGACTGGAAGGACGTGATGTGGGCCATCTCGACCAAGATGGACCCGGCGCGCGACATCACCGTGATCGAGTCGACGCCCATCGACTATCTGGACTTCGCCAGCCCCGAGAGCGGACTGGGCTCCAAGATCGGCCTGGACGCCACCGACAAGTGGCCGCCCGAGACCAAGCGCGAATGGGGCGAAGAAATTCGCATGGACGAAGCGGTCGTCGAACGGGTCAACGATCTGTGGGGCCGTCTCGGCCTGCCGGGCGACGGGACGCCGATCTGGAAGTAA
- a CDS encoding Pr6Pr family membrane protein, whose protein sequence is MFRKRDQPRLWRATFAVVGWTALALQYLLMIAPAQGWTVLERTINYFSFFTILTNILVALAFTGPLLGEGSRLARWSASEGVRAAVAMYIVVVGVVYHFLLHPYWNPTGWSLVVNLVLHYVMPAAFVLDWLWFSPKGRLRWIDPAKWLAFPLVYGGWTLAHGLATRWWPYGFVNVDQLGLARVVLIFGVLLVFFLIVGLGLVGLDRLFGRATRDRGATPA, encoded by the coding sequence GTGTTTCGCAAGCGGGACCAGCCCAGGCTTTGGCGTGCGACGTTCGCCGTCGTGGGCTGGACCGCGCTGGCGCTTCAATATCTGCTGATGATCGCGCCGGCCCAGGGCTGGACCGTGCTGGAACGGACGATCAACTACTTCAGCTTCTTCACCATCCTGACCAACATCCTGGTCGCCCTGGCCTTCACCGGGCCGCTGCTGGGCGAAGGATCGCGGCTGGCCCGCTGGTCCGCCAGCGAAGGCGTCAGGGCGGCCGTCGCCATGTACATCGTGGTGGTCGGGGTAGTGTACCACTTCCTGCTGCATCCCTACTGGAATCCGACCGGCTGGTCCTTGGTGGTCAATCTGGTGCTGCACTACGTCATGCCGGCCGCCTTCGTGCTGGACTGGCTGTGGTTCAGCCCCAAAGGGCGGCTGCGCTGGATCGATCCAGCGAAATGGCTGGCGTTTCCGCTCGTCTACGGCGGCTGGACCCTGGCTCATGGACTGGCGACGCGCTGGTGGCCCTATGGGTTCGTCAATGTGGATCAGTTGGGGCTGGCCCGGGTGGTGCTGATTTTCGGCGTGCTGCTGGTGTTTTTCCTGATCGTCGGACTCGGCCTCGTCGGACTGGATCGACTGTTCGGTCGCGCGACGCGTGACAGAGGGGCCACTCCCGCCTAA
- a CDS encoding biopolymer transporter ExbD — MAAKLGGSGGDKHTIEQTADINITPFIDILLVLMIIFMVAAPMATVSIRLDLPPAQPPTNPTEEKEPVYITIQENGQLFLSDKQTSIDNLATDVCTALGGGACQEERVFVRAQPEVKYSQFMEVMNKMQENGFFKVGLLNEDIE, encoded by the coding sequence ATGGCTGCCAAGCTCGGTGGTTCCGGCGGGGACAAGCACACGATCGAACAGACGGCGGATATCAACATCACGCCGTTCATCGACATTCTGCTGGTGCTCATGATCATCTTCATGGTCGCCGCGCCTATGGCGACCGTGTCGATCCGTCTGGACCTGCCGCCCGCACAGCCGCCCACCAATCCGACCGAAGAAAAGGAGCCGGTGTACATCACCATCCAGGAAAACGGTCAGCTGTTCCTGTCGGACAAGCAAACCTCGATCGACAACCTGGCCACTGACGTCTGCACCGCCTTGGGCGGCGGCGCCTGCCAGGAAGAGCGCGTCTTCGTCCGCGCCCAGCCGGAAGTGAAATATTCGCAGTTCATGGAAGTCATGAACAAGATGCAGGAGAACGGCTTCTTCAAGGTCGGCCTGCTGAACGAAGACATCGAATAG
- the cysS gene encoding cysteine--tRNA ligase, whose translation MPLHIHDTLRREKRLFEPRNKDRVTLYVCGPTVYDYAHIGNARPPVVFDVLVRLLRRTYGADKVLYARNVTDVDDKINQKAAREGVPIGEVTARYEAAYLADMGLLNVSPPDIAPHVTDYIPAIVDQIQAIVDAGCAYAAEGHVLFDVSSYKAYGALSGRNLDDMIAGARVEVAPYKKNPHDFVLWKPSKADEPSWPSPWGEGRPGWHIECSAMIEKTLGLPIDIHGGGIDLVFPHHENEIAQGVCAHGHAHGDQAHDEYARYWMHNGFLTVGAEKMSKSVGNVLLLHDLVQAMPGEVVRWALLSAHYRQPLDWNQGLLEQSRKNLDRLYGVLRDADAALADFDEATLEEAERELAENALDPVLDALEDDLNTPGAIAQLFGLGNALRELLNDAEADINDVAMARWSLKEAAGLLGVLSLTPDAWFEGGDPALKAEVEALLDQRAKARAAKDWPEADRIRDRLNALNVVVMDGPDGATWRVKG comes from the coding sequence ATGCCGCTGCACATCCACGACACCCTGCGCCGTGAAAAGCGCCTGTTCGAGCCCCGGAATAAGGATCGTGTGACCCTCTATGTCTGCGGCCCCACGGTCTATGACTACGCCCATATCGGCAATGCGCGCCCGCCGGTGGTGTTCGATGTCCTGGTGCGGCTGCTGCGCCGGACCTATGGCGCGGACAAGGTCCTCTACGCCCGCAACGTCACCGACGTGGACGACAAGATCAATCAGAAGGCCGCGCGCGAAGGCGTGCCAATCGGAGAAGTCACGGCCCGCTACGAAGCCGCCTACCTCGCCGACATGGGCCTGCTGAACGTCTCGCCGCCCGATATCGCGCCCCACGTCACCGACTACATTCCGGCCATCGTCGATCAGATCCAGGCCATCGTCGACGCCGGCTGCGCCTATGCGGCCGAGGGGCACGTCCTGTTCGACGTCTCGTCCTACAAAGCTTACGGCGCCCTGTCGGGTCGGAACCTGGACGACATGATCGCCGGCGCCCGCGTCGAGGTCGCGCCTTACAAGAAGAACCCGCACGATTTCGTTCTGTGGAAGCCGTCCAAGGCGGACGAGCCGTCCTGGCCGTCGCCGTGGGGCGAGGGGCGTCCCGGCTGGCACATCGAATGCTCGGCCATGATCGAAAAGACCCTGGGCCTGCCCATCGACATCCACGGCGGCGGCATCGACCTGGTCTTCCCCCACCACGAGAACGAGATCGCCCAGGGCGTCTGCGCCCACGGCCATGCCCATGGCGATCAGGCGCACGACGAATACGCCCGCTACTGGATGCACAACGGCTTTCTGACCGTGGGCGCCGAGAAGATGTCCAAGTCGGTCGGCAACGTCCTGCTGCTGCACGATCTGGTGCAGGCCATGCCGGGCGAGGTCGTCCGATGGGCGCTTCTGTCGGCCCACTACCGCCAGCCGCTGGACTGGAACCAGGGGCTGCTGGAGCAGAGCCGCAAGAACCTGGACCGGCTGTATGGCGTCCTGCGCGACGCCGATGCGGCCTTGGCCGACTTCGATGAGGCGACGCTGGAGGAGGCCGAGAGGGAGCTGGCCGAGAACGCCCTGGACCCGGTGCTGGACGCGCTTGAGGATGACCTCAATACGCCGGGCGCGATCGCCCAGCTGTTCGGGCTGGGGAACGCCCTGCGCGAACTGCTGAACGACGCCGAGGCCGATATCAACGACGTCGCCATGGCCCGCTGGAGCCTGAAGGAAGCGGCCGGGCTGCTCGGGGTGTTGTCGCTGACGCCGGACGCCTGGTTCGAGGGCGGCGATCCCGCCCTGAAGGCCGAAGTCGAGGCCCTGCTGGACCAACGCGCAAAGGCCCGCGCCGCAAAGGACTGGCCCGAGGCCGACCGCATCCGCGACCGCCTGAACGCCCTGAACGTCGTCGTCATGGACGGCCCCGACGGCGCCACCTGGCGCGTGAAGGGGTAG
- a CDS encoding M14 family metallopeptidase: protein MSQTLPNTAPWDQAFLPPAPAWDGASKALLRDAADPWVTAFEADPGHDFSPNYVDTRAWFDRLDAASDLIRIEQFGVSPEGRPIYAVIASKDGTAFDQAKPVLMIQAGIHPGEIDGKDAGMMLLRDIAFYGKDALLDRVNLILIPILSVDGHERSGPYSRPNQRGPRIQGWRNTATNQNLNRDYLKLDQPEMRAVRGLILKYRPDLYVDVHVTDGMDYQYDVTYGFNGEDGTFSRSPNGSAWLDSVFKPAMNAALEREGHIPGELVFGIDDDEPKKGLSDGGLGERFSNGWGAAAHVPTILIENHSLKPHEQRVLGTYVFIEEAMRLLADQGAGLRAATDKDKALRPAQIPANFEADETPSSTRPFKGMLYEMYDSPASGRKEIRWLGRPDPELWQMPFYGSKPTLTLTRPTAYWVPGYRTDIIERLKTHGIEMETVEAARTVNLSMLRLVEPKLATRANEGHVQASVKTVEVEKRDWTYPTGSVRVPTDQPLGDIVVLLLEPQSSESFFAWGMFPEVMSRVEYIEAYAIAPLADKMMAADPALKAEFEAKVAADATFAADPQARLAWFYERTPFYDDHYLLYPVGRED from the coding sequence ATGTCCCAGACGCTTCCCAACACCGCACCTTGGGATCAAGCCTTCCTGCCGCCCGCCCCCGCCTGGGACGGCGCGTCCAAGGCCCTGCTGCGCGATGCGGCTGATCCGTGGGTTACGGCGTTTGAGGCCGATCCGGGCCATGACTTCAGCCCCAACTACGTCGACACCCGCGCCTGGTTCGATCGTCTGGACGCCGCCAGCGACCTGATCCGCATCGAGCAGTTCGGCGTCTCGCCCGAGGGTCGGCCCATCTATGCGGTGATCGCCTCCAAGGACGGGACTGCTTTCGATCAGGCCAAGCCGGTGCTGATGATCCAGGCGGGCATTCACCCCGGCGAGATCGACGGCAAGGACGCGGGCATGATGTTGCTGCGCGACATCGCCTTCTATGGGAAGGACGCCCTGCTGGACCGGGTCAATCTGATCCTGATCCCGATCCTGAGCGTGGATGGCCATGAGCGTTCCGGCCCCTATTCCCGGCCCAACCAGCGGGGCCCGCGCATTCAGGGCTGGCGCAATACGGCGACCAACCAGAACCTGAACCGCGATTATCTGAAGCTGGACCAGCCCGAGATGCGGGCCGTGCGCGGCCTGATCCTGAAATACCGGCCGGACCTCTATGTGGACGTCCATGTCACCGATGGCATGGATTACCAGTACGACGTCACCTACGGCTTCAACGGCGAGGACGGGACCTTCAGCCGCTCGCCGAACGGCTCGGCCTGGCTGGATTCGGTGTTCAAGCCGGCGATGAACGCCGCGCTGGAACGCGAAGGCCATATCCCCGGCGAACTGGTGTTCGGCATCGACGACGATGAACCCAAGAAGGGCCTGTCGGACGGCGGTCTGGGCGAGCGGTTTTCCAACGGCTGGGGCGCGGCCGCCCATGTGCCGACGATCCTGATCGAGAACCACAGCCTGAAGCCGCACGAGCAGCGCGTTTTGGGGACCTATGTCTTCATCGAGGAAGCGATGCGTCTGCTGGCCGATCAGGGCGCCGGTCTTCGCGCCGCGACCGATAAGGACAAGGCCCTGCGTCCGGCGCAGATCCCCGCCAACTTCGAGGCCGACGAGACGCCGTCGTCCACCCGGCCGTTCAAGGGCATGCTGTACGAGATGTACGACAGTCCCGCCTCGGGCCGGAAGGAAATCCGCTGGCTGGGCCGCCCCGATCCCGAACTGTGGCAGATGCCCTTCTATGGCTCCAAGCCGACGCTGACCCTGACGCGGCCGACGGCCTATTGGGTGCCGGGCTATCGCACCGACATCATCGAGCGGCTGAAGACGCACGGGATCGAAATGGAGACGGTCGAGGCTGCGCGCACGGTGAACCTGTCGATGCTGCGCCTGGTCGAACCCAAGCTGGCGACCCGCGCCAATGAAGGTCACGTGCAGGCTTCGGTGAAGACGGTGGAGGTCGAAAAGCGCGACTGGACGTATCCGACCGGCTCGGTGCGGGTGCCGACGGATCAGCCGCTGGGCGACATCGTCGTGCTGCTGCTGGAGCCGCAATCCAGCGAGAGCTTCTTCGCCTGGGGCATGTTCCCCGAGGTGATGAGCCGCGTCGAATATATCGAGGCCTACGCCATCGCGCCGCTGGCGGACAAGATGATGGCGGCGGACCCCGCGTTGAAGGCCGAGTTCGAGGCCAAGGTGGCGGCCGACGCCACGTTCGCCGCCGATCCGCAGGCGCGTCTGGCCTGGTTCTATGAACGCACGCCCTTCTATGACGACCACTATCTGCTCTACCCCGTCGGGCGCGAGGACTGA
- the folE gene encoding GTP cyclohydrolase I FolE has product MSVTPAKPVLVSDETVQRPSREQALEAVRTLIAWAGDNPNRPGLIDTPKRVVDAYGEWFDGYDADAGKELSRTFEDVTGYDDMVILRDIEVESHCEHHLAPFLGKAYVAYLPGEKVVGISKLARVVEIYARRLQNQETLTNDIIDAIESHLQPRGVAVLVDAEHQCMTTRGVHHRHVSTITTRFTGAFKDDPALADRFLKLAKA; this is encoded by the coding sequence ATGAGCGTCACCCCCGCCAAGCCCGTCCTCGTCAGCGACGAAACCGTGCAACGTCCGTCGCGCGAACAGGCGCTGGAGGCCGTGCGCACCCTGATCGCCTGGGCCGGCGACAATCCGAACCGTCCCGGCCTGATCGACACGCCCAAGCGGGTGGTGGACGCTTACGGCGAATGGTTCGACGGCTATGACGCCGATGCCGGCAAGGAGCTGAGCCGCACCTTCGAGGACGTGACCGGCTATGACGACATGGTCATCCTGCGCGACATCGAGGTCGAGAGCCACTGCGAGCACCACCTGGCCCCGTTCCTGGGCAAGGCCTACGTCGCCTATCTGCCCGGCGAGAAGGTGGTCGGCATCTCCAAGCTGGCGCGGGTCGTCGAGATTTATGCGCGGCGCCTGCAGAACCAGGAAACCCTGACCAACGACATCATCGACGCCATCGAATCGCACCTGCAGCCGCGCGGCGTGGCGGTGCTGGTGGACGCCGAGCATCAGTGCATGACCACGCGCGGCGTCCATCATCGGCACGTTTCGACCATCACGACCCGCTTCACCGGCGCCTTCAAGGATGATCCTGCCCTGGCGGACCGTTTTTTGAAGCTGGCCAAGGCCTGA